Within the Cupriavidus malaysiensis genome, the region CCTCGTCAAACTGAACAACTGACGGCTTGCGCAGCGGCCGCCGGGCGCATCACGCATCACTGCAGCGCGCCCCGTGCGACGCGCCGTGCCTCAGTGCTCCCCCTTGCTTTCTCGTGTCCCTCCCCGCCCCCAGGAGATGTACATGCTGAGTCCACACGAAATCGCCACCTTGATGCTGCTGCGGGATCGCCCCGATCCCTTGCAGCTCGATCCGATCGACCTCGAAGCCTTGATCCGCCACGACCTGGTGCGCGTCGAGCCGCTGCGGCAAGGTCCTGCCTTCCCCCGCCTGACCCAGCGCGGCCGCACCTTCCTCGAGGCATTCGCGGCATTCGCGCGTGAACCCGCCGGCCTGCCCGGCCGGTTCTCCTGATCCCGGCCCCGCCTCCTGGCGCGGCCGGGCGGGCGGCCCGGCCCATGCCAAAGGGGGGCTTGACGCCATTCCCCGCGTCGCCGATGGTTATCCCATGATCGCGACGATGTGATGCATGCCCGGCGCAAGGAACGCGCCGACCCGCCACCCTCGCCGCACCAAGCCCCTGCGGGCGCCACAACCGCCACATTGCGCCGGCCCGGCGCGCAAAGGAAGGCCTCCGTCCACGATGAGCCCCTGGCTGCCCAAGCTGGACCTCCCCACGGCGCTGCTGTTCGCAGGCATCAGCTATGCCTTGCTTGCGGCGGTCGTCTTCACGCTGTGGCAGGGCAGCCTCGGACGGCGCGGCGGCGGCTGGTGGCTGTGGAACGAGGTCGTGCTGGCGGTGGGGACGCTGATCCTGCTGACGACGCCGGTGCTGCCGCGCTGGCTGGTGCTGTCGCTGTCGAACATCCTGCTGTTCTTTTCCCTGCCGCTGCTGGGCGCGGGACTCAACGACTTCCTGCATCGCGCGGCGCGCACGGAGGTCCTGTGGCTATGGGCCATGGGCGTGGCCGCGGCCTCCCTGTGGGTGCTCACCTATGTGACGGACGCAGGCTATACGGCACGCAGCGTGGCCGTGACGGCGGGCCTGACCTTGCAGGGCGTGGCCTTGTTCAGCGTGGTCGCCAAGCACGGCGACCGCTTGCCGACCGCGGCGCGGCGCCTGTTCCAGGGCGCCTTGATCGTGCTGCTGCTGACCTGCCTGGAGCGCCTCGGACGGCTGGCCTACAGCGATACCGCTTCGCCGGTGGCCGCCATCCCCGATGCGCTGCTGCTGACGCTGGCGGGGCAGGTCGCCAACTTCGCCTTCGTCTGCGCCATGCTGATCTTCCTGCACACGGAACAGCAGGAAAAGCTGCTGCTGGTGCAGCAGCAGCTCGAGTTCCGCGCCAATACCGACAGCCTCACCGGAGTGGCGAGCCGCTCCCATTTCGAGGCGACCGCCGCTGGCTGGCTGGCGCACGCCGCGCTGCAGGACCAGCCACTGGCACTGATGCTGCTCGACGTCGATCGTTTCAAGGAGGTCAACGACCGTTTCGGCCATCTTGCCGGCGATCAGGTGCTGCGCGAACTCGGCGCCCTGCTGCGCGCGCTGGCCGGTGCCGACGGCCTGTCGGGCCGACTGGGCGGGGACGAGTTTGCCGTGCTGGTCGGTTCGCCCGAGGCCGAGGCCGTGCATGAGATGGCGGCGCGCCTGCACCAGCTCGCCGCCTGCGTGCACCTGCCCGACGGGCAGCCACTGCGGCTCAGCATCGGCGCCGTGCGCTTCCGCCTGGGCGAGACCTTCGACGAAGCCTATGCGCGCGCCGACCGCGGGCTCTACGATGCCAAGCAAGGCGGTCCCGCGCGGCCGCGCCGGTCCATCATGGCCGCCAACGACGCGGCCGCTTGAATGGCTGTCCGAGCGGCCTGCGGCCCGCGCCTCGCGGTGCCGGCCGCGCCGCTGGGCTCAGCTCAACCCGTCGAGCACCAGGTGGCGGCCGTGCACGGCATCGGCCGCGGCGGA harbors:
- a CDS encoding GGDEF domain-containing protein, whose product is MSPWLPKLDLPTALLFAGISYALLAAVVFTLWQGSLGRRGGGWWLWNEVVLAVGTLILLTTPVLPRWLVLSLSNILLFFSLPLLGAGLNDFLHRAARTEVLWLWAMGVAAASLWVLTYVTDAGYTARSVAVTAGLTLQGVALFSVVAKHGDRLPTAARRLFQGALIVLLLTCLERLGRLAYSDTASPVAAIPDALLLTLAGQVANFAFVCAMLIFLHTEQQEKLLLVQQQLEFRANTDSLTGVASRSHFEATAAGWLAHAALQDQPLALMLLDVDRFKEVNDRFGHLAGDQVLRELGALLRALAGADGLSGRLGGDEFAVLVGSPEAEAVHEMAARLHQLAACVHLPDGQPLRLSIGAVRFRLGETFDEAYARADRGLYDAKQGGPARPRRSIMAANDAAA